The following proteins are encoded in a genomic region of Odocoileus virginianus isolate 20LAN1187 ecotype Illinois chromosome 14, Ovbor_1.2, whole genome shotgun sequence:
- the LOC139038176 gene encoding LOW QUALITY PROTEIN: RAB6-interacting golgin-like (The sequence of the model RefSeq protein was modified relative to this genomic sequence to represent the inferred CDS: deleted 1 base in 1 codon) has protein sequence MAQGWAGFSEEELRLLKQTKDPFEPQRRLLGKKSRQQLQRERALQEQSQKFGLQDGSASLPPEQLLSAPKQRFNTQRSCSSAPTPLTLSSPVGDGKPQGTESQQKELGLKNSHEVHKNAEVLPPKPDCQLEKKKGELLQEKSRWEVLQQEQRLMEEKNKRKKALLAKAIAERSKRTQAETMKLKRIQKELQALDDMVSADIGILRNRIDQASLDYSYAWKRFDWAEAEYVKAKLELQRKTELKEQLTEHLCTIIQQNELRKARKLEELMQQLDVHADEETSELEVEVERLLCEQEAEARKQVVHLERSFQPSGESVTLELAKEDKKPQDQTASTKVDKLGQNSNSTALPERPNQEDETAVKDSSASLIT, from the exons ATGGCTCAGGGTTGGGCCGGCTTCTCTGAGGAGGAGCTGCGGCTACTAAAACAGACTAAAGATCCGTTTGAACCACAGCGGCGTCTCCTTGGGAAGAAAAGTCGACAGCAACTTCAGCGAGAAAGAGCCCTTCAAGAGCAAAGTCAAAAATTTGGACTTCAAGATGGGTCAGCCTCATTACCTCCAGAGCAGCTGCTCTCTGCACCAAAACAAAGATTTAATACTCAGAGATCATGTTCTTCTGCTCCTACTCCCCTTACACTCTCCTCTCCTGTTGGTGATGGAAAACCACAGGGTACTGAAAGTCAACAAAAGGAACTGGGACTTAAGAATTCCCATGAAGTTCACAAAAATGCTGAGGTTCTGCCTCCAAAACCAGATTgccaactggaaaaaaagaaaggggaattGTTA CAAGAAAAATCTCGTTGGGAAGTCCTCCAGCAAGAACAGCGGctgatggaagagaaaaataaacgtAAGAAAGCTCTTTTGGCTAAAGCTATTGCAGAAAGATCTAAAAGAACTCAGGCAGAAACCATGAAACTGAAGAGGATCCAGAAGGAGTTACAGGCTTTAGATGACATGGTGTCAGCTGACATTGGAATCCTCAGGAACCGGATTGATCAGGCCAGCCTCGACTATTCATATGCTTGGAAGCGGTTTGACTGGGCTGAAGCAGAGTACGTGAAGGCAAAGCTGGAGCTGCAGCGCAAGACGGAGCTTAAAGAGCAGCTCACTGAGCACCTTTGCACGATCATCCAGCAGAACGAGCTCCGCAAGGCCAGGAAATTGGAGGAGTTGATGCAGCAACTGGATGTGCACGCCGATGAGGAGACTTCGGAGCTCGAGGTGGAGGTGGAGAGACTGCTGTGTGAACAAGAAGCAGAAGCAAGGAAACAAGTGGTTCATTTAGAGAGGTCATTTCAGCCGTCTGGGGAGAGTGTGACCTTAGAGTTGGCTAAAGAGGACAAAAAGCCTCAAGACCAGACTGCTTCCACAAAGGTAGACAAACTGGGGCAAAACTCCAATAGCACTGCCCTTCCAGAGCGGCCAAACCAAGAGGATGAAACTGCGGTAAAAGACAGTTCAGCTTCTCTCATCACGTGA